The nucleotide window TGTCCGAGAGCTGGCGGGCCAGGGTGAGGCAGTCGTCGAAGTTGCCGTCGACCTGGAGGATCTTGGCACCGTGGACCAGCGCCTGGCCCATCTTGCCGAGAGCGATCTTGCCCTGCGGCACGAGGACGGCACAGACCATGCCGGCCCGCACCGCGTAGGCGGCGGCGGAGGCCGAGGTGTTGCCGGTGGAGGCGCAGATGACGGCCTTCGCGCCCTCCTCCTTGGCGCGGGTGATCGCCATGGTCATGCCGCGGTCCTTGAACGACCCGGTGGGGTTGGCGCCCTCCACCTTGAGGTGTACCTCGCAGCCCGTGCGCTCGGAGAGGACCTGAGCGGGAACGAGCGGCGTGCCACCTTCACGGAGCGTGACGACCGGAGTCGTGCTCGTGACCGGAAGGCGGTCCCGGTACTCCTCGATGATGCCGCGCCACTGGTGGGTGCGCTTGGTGGTCATGGGTCCTTACTCCCCTTCAACACGCATGATGCTGGCGACACCGCGCACGGTGTCCAGCTTGCGCAGCGCCTCGACGGTCGCCGAAAGGGCGGCGTCGGGCGCGCGGTGGGTGACGACGACGAGGGAGGCCTCGCCGCCGGTTTCCTGACTGTCCGGCCGGCTCTGCTGGCGGACCGTATCGATGGATACGCCCTGTTCGGCGAAGACTGTCGCGACCTGGGCGAGTACGCCAGGCTTGTCGGCCACGTCGAGACTGATGTGGTACCGCGTGACGACCTCGCCCATGGGGCTGACCGGCAGACGCGTGTACGCGGACTCACCGGGGCCGGTGGCCTCGCCGAGCTTGTTGCGGCAGACCGCGACCAGGTCGCCGAGGACCGCGGAGGCGGTCGGCGCGCCACCGGCGCCGGGGCCGTAGAACATCAGCTGCCCGGCCGCCTCGGCCTCGACGAAGACCGCGTTGTACGCCTCGCGCACGGAGGCCAGCGGGTGACTGAGCGGGATCATCGCCGGGTGGACACGGGCGGTGACGGACCTGCCGTCGGCGGCGCGCTCGCAGATGGCGAGGAGCTTGACCGTGCAGCCCATGCGGCGGGCGGACGCGATGTCCGCCGCAGTCACCTCGGTGATGCCCTCGCGGTGCACCTCGCCGATCTTCACCCGGGTGTGGAAGGCGATACCGGCCAGGATCGCGGCCTTCGCGGCGGCGTCGAAGCCCTCGACGTCTGCGGTCGGGTCGGCCTCGGCGTATCCGAGGGCGGTGGCCTCGTCGAGCGCCTCGGAATATCCGGCTCCGCTCGTGTCCATCCTGTCGAGGATGAAGTTGGTGGTGCCGTTCACGATGCCCAGGACGCGGTTGACCTTGTCCCCCGCGAGGGATTCGCGCAGCGGACGTACGAGGGGAATGGCACCGGCCACGGCCGCCTCGTAGTAGAGATCCCGGCCCTGACTCTCCGCGGCGGCGTGGAGTGCGGCGCCGTCCTCGGCGAGCAGCGCCTTGTTGGCGGAGACGACGCTCGCGCCGTGCTCGAACGCTGTCGTGATCAGCGTCCTGGCCGGCTCGATGCCCCCGATGACCTCGATGACCACATCGATGTCACCCCGTTTGACCAGGGCGGTCGCGTCGGTGGTGATCAGTGCGGGATCGATTCCCGCCCGCACCTTGGAGGGTCGGCGGACGGCTACACCGACGAGCTCCACCGGTGCGCCGATGCGCGCGGCGAGGTCGTCGGCGTGCGTCGTCATGATGCGCGCCACCTCTGAGCCGACCACTCCACAGCCCAGCAGCGCCACCTTCAGCGGACGCGTACGCATCATCCGACCTCGTTTCTCATACATCTGGTGTGTGGACCAGTCTCACTCACCGGACGGGAGTTTCTGCCACCAGTCCGGATCCTGAGACGACTATTTCATCAGCCGACATCGAGTGACAGAAGATCTTCCTCTGTCTCCCGTCGGACGATGACGCGCGCCTCGCCGTCCCGCACGGCGACGACCGGCGGGCGGAGGGCGTGGTTGTAGTTGCTCGCCATGGAGCGGCAGTACGCACCGGTGGCGGGCACGGCGATCAGGTCGCCGGGTGCGAGGTCGGCCGGCATGAACGCGTCCTTGACCACGATGTCGCCACTCTCACAGTGCTTGCCGACGACACGCACGAGCATCGGCTCGGCATCGGAGCGGCGGGACACGAGCGAGACGCTGTACTCGGCGTCGTACAGCGCGGTGCGGATGTTGTCCGACATCCCGCCGTCGACGCTGACGTACGTACGGAGGCCTTCGAGGGGCTTGATGGTGCCGACCTCGTACAGCGTGAACGCGGTGGGGCCGACGATGGCGCGGCCCGGCTCGACGGAGATGCGCGGGGTGGCGAGTCCTGCCGACTCGCACTCACGGGTCACGATGTCGCTGAGCGCCTTGGCGATCTCGTGCGGCTCGCGCGGGTCGTCCTCGGAGGTGTAGGCGATGCCGAGCCCGCCACCGAGGTCGATCTCGGGGAGCTCGACGCCGTGCTCGTCGCGCACCTCGGCGAGCAGTTGCACGACACGGCGTGCGGAGACCTCGAAGCCGGCCATGTCGAAGATCTGCGAGCCGATGTGCGAGTGGATGCCGATGAGTTCCAGGCCGTCGAGGGTGAGCACCCTGCGGACGGCCTCGGCGGCCTGTCCCCCGGCCAGCGCGATGCCGAACTTCTGGTCCTCGTGGGCGGTGGCGATGAACTCGTGGGTGTGTGCCTCGACACCGACGGTGACGCGGATCTGCACGCGCTGCCGCTTGCCGAGACGCTGGGCGACATCGGCGACCCGCACGATCTCCTGGAAGGAGTCGAGCACGATCCGTCCCACGCCGAGCCGGACCGCGCGCTCGATCTCGTCCTGGCTCTTGTTGTTGCCGTGGAAGGCGATGCGCTCGGCGGGCATCCCGGCGTCGAGCGCGGTGGTCAGCTCGCCGCCGGAGCAGACGTCGAGGTTCAGCCCCTCTTCCTGGAGCCAGCGCACGACGGCGCGCGACAGGAACGCCTTGCCCGCGTAGAACACGTCGGCGTCCCGCCCGAAGGCGTCGGACCAGGCGCGGCACCTGGCCCGGAAGTCGCTCTCGTCGAGGAAGTAGGCGGGGGTGCCGAACTCCTCGGCGAGCCGTGCCACCCCGATGCCGCCGACGGTGAGCGCGCCCTCCGCGTCGCGGGTGACGGTTCGGGACCAGACCTTCTCGTCCAGGACGTTCAGGTCGGCGGGCGGCGCCGAGTAGTGCCCTTCGTGGAGGACATCGGCGTGACGGGGGCCGGCGGGGTGGGCGGATCGGCTCATCGTGGTGTTCTGCTCTTTCGGGTCTCAGAGGTGTCGGGGCGCGCTGATGCCGAGCACGGACAGGCCGCCTGCCAGCACCGTTCCGGCGGCTTCGGCAAGGGCCAGCCGGGAGCGGTGGGCGGCCGAGGGTTTCTCGTCGCCGACGGGGAGCGGCGCGCGGGCGTCGTGGAAGTCGAAGAAGGCGTGCGCCACCGTTTCGAGGTGCCGGGCGACCCGGTCGGGTGCGTGGTGGCGTGCGGCCGCGGCGAGGACGCCGGGGTAGTCGGCGAGTGCGGCGTGGAGCGCGGGCGCCTCGACGTCCTCCTCGTACACGGCGGAGAAACCCAGCCGCGCGGCAGCGCGAGTGAGCGCGTGGGCGCGGGCGCGGCCGTAACGGACGAGGAAGAGCGGATTGGCCGCGCCTTGCACGAGGAGGTCGTCGCCGAGCTGGGCGCGGTCGTGACCTGCCGGCCTGAGCAGCCCCCAGAGGGCGGCGTCGGGGCCGAGCCGGGCGAGCAGCTCACGGGCCGTGGCACCCGCGGGGACCGGCCGGATCTCGATGCTCCCGGGGGCTCCGTCGTGCGGGACGAGCGGAGCCCGCAGCCACTCCCAGTCGCTGTCGGCGTCCTCGGTGCAGCCGGTGAGCACCTGGCCGCCCTGGGTGCGCAGGACGCGCCCCACGGACCCGGCGACGGCCGCGGCCCGGACCTCGCGCCGGTGGTGCAGCCGGTGGAGCTGCCCTGCGTTCGAGGTGACGCACCCGTACCGGAGGCCCTTCTCCCGCACCTCGTGCACGAGGGCCGCGCGGGCGTCGGCGTCGGCCGAGGCGTCGAGCGTGAAGCTCAGGAAGCCGGGGCCGGTGATCTCGACCCGCCCGATCCCGGGCGTACCGGCGACCCGGTCCCGGAGGAGCCGCGCCACCTCGCGGGGCGCCAGGGCGGCGGGACCGGCCAGCTGGAGAGCCACGGCGCAGGCGTAGTCGCCGCTGCCGCCGGGCCTGGTCCTCTCCACTCGCACGCGCGCGGGTACGGGCACGTGCAAGGCATCCTCGTCGACCGCGCGCCGCACGGCGTGCAGCACGGTTCGGGAGAGATCTGCCGGAGTCACGGGACAAGCGTATGGGAGGAGGGGGGGCACCTCGCGACCCCGTTTCGCCATGCGGTCAGCCCGCCGGGCTCCCCGCGCGCCCTGCACCACGCCTGTCGTCGACCGACGGCTGGTCCTCACGGTGCATCAGACGACGGACCATCCGCACCAGCTCGCTCGGCTCGAACGGCTTGGCCAGAAAGGCATCCACCCCTGCGGCGACCCCCGCTTCGACCTCGTACGGCGTGCAGGCGCTGACGATCGCGACGGGCAGATGACTCGTCCGGGGATCGGCACGCAGCCGGGCGGCGGTCTGGACTCCGTCGAGCCGGGGCATCACCACATCGAGTGTGATCACATCCGGGCAGAGCCGGTGCACCAGATCCAGGCACTCCGCACCATCAGCCGCGGTCACGACCTCGAAGCCCTCCAGCTCGAGATTGACCCTGATCAACTGCCGGATGACCTTGCTGTCATCGACAACAAGCACGCGGCCGGACGCGCCAGACACCCTCCGAGGGTAGGTCCGCCGGAGAGGCCGCGTCCGGGTTTTACCCACTTCCGGCTGCGGTCGGACGTCCCGGGGACGCGTGAATACCTGTTCACGGACAGCCCGCGGAAGCTGGTAGGGTTTCACTCGTCGCCGCACAACACAGCGACACGCCCCCGTAGCTCAGGGGATAGAGCATCGGCCTCCGGAGCCGGGTGCGCAGGTTCGAATCCTGCCGGGGGCACTCCAGCCGGGACAACGCGATCAACTCGCCGACCAGCTGAAGTGCCAAGCATGAAGGCCCGGACTCAGTTCTGCTGAGTCCGGGCCTTCGTCGTTGTCGGCATTGATCACGAGCGCGCGACGGTCGGGACACCTCTGCCGCAGCGGATGCCTGCGGCCACCGGCCGCGTCCGGCGCCGGGTCGGCTCGTCGCTCTGCCCGAGACCCAGGTTCCTCCAGGACGCCGGAGCTCCGGCCGACGACGCTTCCTGATGGCCCTCTGCCCAGCGGAAATGCTGAGCAGAGGGCCTTTTTTCGTGCCCACTTCGCGCTGCGGCGTACGGCAGTGCACCGTCACTCTGGCTCCGGTGCCAGGGCTTTCGTGACCGCCGACGCCGCACGGGCGATCAGGCGGTCGTCGTAGGCGGCGTCCTCGCTTCTGCCGTTCGACATGATCGCCATCACGACGGGCGCGCGGCCGGGCGGCCACACCACCGCGATGTCGTTGCGGACGCCGTAGGCGCTTCCGGCGCCCGCCCTGCCGCCCACGACCCAGTCCTCGGGCACGCCGGCCCTGATGAGAGTGGTCCCGGTGGTGCTGGAGCGGAGCCAGGCCGCGAGCTGGGTGCGTTCGTCCTTGCCGAGGGCGTCTCCGAGTACGAACGCCCGCAGATCTTCGGCCAGGGCCCTGGGGGTGCTGGTGTCCCGGGTGGCGCCCGGGGACCACTGGTTCAGTTCGGTCTCACGGCGGTCCGTGCGGGTCACGTCGTCGCCGATCTCCTTGAGTACGGTGTTCAGGCCCTGGGGGCCGCCGAGTTGGCCCAGGAGCAGGTTGGCCGCGGTGTTGTCGCCGTGCCTCAGGGCCGCGTCGCACAGGGAGGCCAGGGTCATCCCCGTACCGGCGTGCTTCTCCGTCACCTCGGAGCGGGGCACCAGGTCGTCGCGGGAGTAGGTGACGACCCGGTCGAGGCCGCGCAGGGAGTACCTGCGCAGGACGGCTGCGACGGCCAGCGCCTTGAAGGTGGAGGCGTGGGCGAAGCGTTCGTCTTCGTTGTGCGTCACCTCGCGGCCCGTACCTGTGTCCACGGCGTGCACGCCGAGGCGAGCGTCGAACTCCCGCTCCAGGGCGGTGAACTTCCGTTCGAGGGCGGCCGATCCGCTGCGTTCGGCGTTCGGAGTCCCGGACGGGACGCCCGTGGTCCCGGACGGGGATCGCGCCGGGGTGGCGTCCGTTCCGCAGGCCGTCAGCACCACCAGCGCGAATGCGGCGAGGGCGGAACGCCGGGCGCGGGGTCGCTGCATGGAGGCCATCCTGACCCGGGGTGCCGGAGCGGTCAAACTTCCCTCGCTCCAGGCCCTGTCGGGGTCCGAAGCGGGTTCCGGCGGTGCGAGCGGGGAGAGAGCGGCAGAAGAGCAGCCGGTGCCACGATGGCGCGTACGAGCCCCCCACCGGCGGTCGAGTCACGATCTCCCGCAGCCCATCCCGTTCGCCCGCACCGGGCCCCACACCCGGTCCGGTCAGGCGGGACAAAGTCTCCGCCCCAGGGAGCCAGCCTTCGTATGCCTGCGGGCGCCGGCTTCCGGGTGCGGTCACGCGCCCTGCTCTGGGCGCGAACACCAGAAAAAAGGACGGGAAGTTGAGACGCAGCATAGTAAGACATGCGCGTGTTCCGGTCGCCGCTGTCGCCGCTCTCGCAGTGGCCTGCGGTGTCGGAACGACGCAGGCGTTCGCGGACGCCGTACCCCCGGGGGCAGCCAACGGCTGGTCCTCGCCCACCGCTCCCCCGGCCGACGGGGCCGGCCCCGGAGTCAGGCCCCGCTCGGTTCCCGCGAAGGAGCGCGCCGAGGTACTGGGAGCTGACCACCGGGCCTCCGCGGACCGGGCGTTCACCACGTCAGGTGACGGTTCGGGCTTCCACGTGATGGTGGCCGACGAGAAGGACGGCTACCGGTGGAAGACCGCCGCCTCGCTGTCCGAGCCGGGCTTCGACACGGACGCGTGGATCGGAAACGCCTGTCTGACCGAGTCGGGCCGGTACGCCGCCGTGGCCTACGCCCCCCGTACGTTCACGAACAAGCCCGACCTGATGAGCCGCGGCGCGTTCACGGCCATCGTGGACCTGCGTAACGGCGACGTACGCAAGCTGCCGTTCCAGGCCACGCTGGCGTACTTCTCCCCCGGCTGCGGCACGGGCGAGGACGTGGTGTTCTCCCAGTTCACCGACGAGAACACCTCCAAGAGGAACGAGACCCGGCTGGTCAGGGTCGCGGCCCGTACGGGCACCGCGACCAAGGCCACGGTGGCCGGTCAGGTCACCTCGGCGGTTCCGGTCGGCGGCGAGATCGTCGCCGCGCGCGGCCGGCAGCTCGTGAAGATCGACGGCGCGAAGGTGCGGACGGTCGCCCCCACCCACGCCCCGCCGTTCCAGCTGAAGCCGGACGCCGACGGGGGTGTGACCTTCATCGACCGCCTCCCCGGCGGGAAGGCGGGATCGTCGGCCGACGACCGGGCGGCCGTATCCCGGGTCGGCGCGGGCGCCCTGCGTGCGTCGAACGGGAAGGGCAGGGCTGCGAAGCTCGCCGAGGGCGGGCTGAGCCGGTTCGACATCGCTCGTACGCCCTCGGGCGCGGTGTACGTCACCGGAGAGGCGCGCAGCAAGGGCGCCTTGCCTGCCGCCGTCCGCAACCCGGGTGGCATCGCCAAGGACGCGCGGATCTCCAGCCACGGAGCCGCAGCGGTCACCACCGCGTGGGCCGACGGCAAGGACTCACGGATCTCGGCGCAGGACGCCGCCTCACCGCGCGCCGCCCGGATCACCCTGAAGGCGCTCGACACGGGTGAGACGGCCGTTCTGGACGCCGCGCCGGGCAACCGGTTCGGCGACGAGAGCGCCCAGCGCGCCGCGACGGCGATGAGCCCGGCACTGACCGGGGCGGCCAGGTCCGGCGGTGTGTCGACGATGGCCACGCCGGTCGACGCGGACCGTACGTGCTCGGTGCCCAGGAACGACGTGAAGAAGCAGGCGTTCCAGCCGACCCCGCGGCAGATCGAGTGGGCCGTGGACCAGGCCGTCGTCGGCCAGCTCAACAAGCATGTGACCAGGCCGGCGAACTGGAAGAACACCGGCATGGCGGGGTACGCCCCGCAGTCGATGTTCCCCCTGACGCCCCTGGCGGGCGGCAGTGGTGCCGACTGGCACGTACCGGCGCAGGTGATGCTCGGCATCACGGCGCAGGAGTCGAACATGTGGCAGGCCACCCGGTACGCGGTTCCGGGTGTCTCGGCCAACCCGCTGATCGGCAACTTCTACGGCATCGAGTACGCGTCCGACGGTGAGCAGAGCGACCCCTGGCTCATCAACTGGAGCAAGTCCGACTGCGGTTACGGTGTCACGCAGGTCACCGACGGCATGCGGCTCCCGGGCAAGGGCCAGCCCACGAAGACGGTGGCGCAGCAGGAGGCCATCGCGCTCGACTACGCGGCGAACATCGCGGCGGGTGTGAACATCCTGATCGAGAAGTGGAACCAGACGCGCGCCGACGGGCTGATGATCAACGGCGGCAACCCGAAGTACATCGAGAACTGGTTCTTCGCCCTGTGGGCGTACAACAGCGGCTACTACACGCAGGCCTCGTCCGGCACCACCTCGGGCAAGTGGGGCGTGGGCTGGACGAACAACCCGGCGAATCCGCTGTGGAAGGAGAACCGCACCCCGTTCCTGGAGGACTACGCCGGCTACGACGACTACAGCCACGCCGCGCACCCGCAGGACTGGCCGTACTCCGAGAAGGTAATCGGCTGGGCCGCCCGGCCGCTCGCGGCGATGTTCAAGCCCGGCGACTTCCAGCCCGGTTACCGCGCGGCCTGGTGGACGTCCACGGCCAACCGTACGACGGCCAAGCCCCCGATCGGCCTGTTCTGCGACGCGAGCAACGACTGCAACCCGTCGAAGATCAGCACGGGTGCGACGAACAACACCGGTGGCGGCCCCTGCCTGCTGCCCGGCAACGAGTCCGACCCGCTGTACCTGAAGTGCTGGTTCCACAAGTCCGTCACCTGGAAGAACTGTGACTCCAGCGCCCAGTGCGGGCACCCGCTCCACCGCTTCAACGACACCTATCCGGAACAGCCGGACGAGAACTCCTATCCGCCGCGGTGCACGGCAGGACTGCCCACCGGCACGAGGATCGTCGACGACGTGGCCAACGGCGTCACCCCAGTGGGTTCCGCCACGCGCTCCTGCGGTGCGGTCGGCTCGTCGGGGACGTTCAACTTCGACTTCGGTACCGCCTCGTCGAGGATCGACCTCCATCAGATCGGCGCGGGGAACGAGAACCACTTCTGGTTCACCCACACCAACAAGGTGGGGACGACGGACGCCACCCGTCTCAAGACGACGGGCACCTGGACGCTGGGCACGACGGACCGGGGCTGGATGCGGGTCTGGGCGCACGTGCCCGACCACGGTGCGCACACCCGCCAGGCCGCCTATGTCGTGGGCGGTACGAACTCCACCAGCCCGAAGCGGGTGAAGCCCCAGCGTGTGCTGGAGAACAAGTGGGTGTCGCTCGGGGCGTTCTACTTCACCGGCGTGCCGACCGTGGCGCTGTCGAACGTGACGGAGGACGGAAACGGGACCGAGGACGTGGCGTGGGACTCGGTCGGCTTCGAGCCGCTGGGCGCCAAGCCGAGTCACCAGGTCGTCGCCATGGGCGACTCGTACTCCTCGGGTGAAGGCGCCTCCGAGAACGGCGGTGACGACTACTACACCGAGTCCGACTACTACAGCGCGCAGCAGCCGGACACCGAGAACACCTGCCACCGGTCCAAGTACGCCTGGTCCCGGCAGGCCACGCTGCCCGGCTACACCAAGTCCATCGGGGCGATGGCCGACGACCGCGACAAGATCATGGACTACCAGTTCGTGGCGTGTTCGGGAGCCCGGTACTACAACATCCTGAGCAAGGGCCAGAACAGCGAACTGCCGCAGATCCAGCAGGGCTACCTCGACCAGAACACCACGCTGGTCACCCTGTCGGTCGGCGGTAACGACGCCCGGTTCGCCGACATCATCAAGGAGTGCGTCACGGCCGGCACCGTGTGCAACAACAACTCCATCGACGCAGTCGATCCCGACAACGGGAGCAAGACCGGCGGCACGACCGGCCCGCTGGACCAGTGGGCTCCGAAGTGGCTCAACGAGCAGATCCGGCCGCGTCTGACCGGGATGCTCAACGAGCTCCACAAGAAGGCCCCGAACGCGAAGATCGTGCTCATGGGCTACCCGAGGCTCCTGGAGGGCGTCGGAGGGTGTGTCCTCGGCATCGGTACCGCGGAGGCGCCGTGGCTGAACAGCATGGCGGACACGCTGGCCGGCGAGATGCAGGGTGCGGTCAATGACGCGAACCGTCTGTACGCGGCCAAGGCCGTGTTCTCCGACCCGCGTGACGAGTTCGCCGGCAAGGCGATCTGCGGTGACCCGGAGACGGTCCACGGCATCGTGCTGTCCGGACACGCCAAGGCCGACGCCCGTGACCCGAGCTGGCTGCCGGGCAACATCGCCCCCTCGATGAAGTCGTTCCACCCGAAGATCCCGGGTGCGCGGCTCTACGCCGACAGTCTGCAGAACACGCTGTAGGTACGGAGAAGCCCGGAGAATCGGCAGGGGATCTGAGTACGTGTACTCAGGTCCCCTGCCTGCGCCATGAAAGGCTGAAGGTATGACGATTACGGTGGGAATCCGCGCCGCTCGCGGAGCGAAGGGCGCGGTCGCGTCGGCGGTGGCCGCCACCGCCTGCTACCTGATGTGGTCGGGCGGCAGGGACTGGGCGTCGGACGCACGGGCAGCCGAGCCGGACGCCTTCCTGGCCGGCTCCGTCGAGTCGGTACTGGCGTTGGTCGCCGGCGTGGTGCTGATGCCGGTGCTGCTGTGGGCGGGGATGCGCGTGATGCGGGAGCGGGGCAACCATCTGCTCGTCGTCGCGGGCACCGGGGTGTGGTTCCTCCTCGGAGGCCATGTGGTCGAGGACCCGGTCGACGGCGTCGGCACGGTGCTGTTCCTCGCCCTGTTCGCCGTGCTGGGCGGGCTGCTGTCCCTCGTCCGTACGCCGGACAAATAAGGGCCCCTGACTGTCCCTGGCCTCAGCCGTACAGCTCGCGGTACGAGGGGAAGTCGCCGCCCGGTCCGTCGACGCTCTCGGCGGTCAGGGCCGCGTGCACCACGGCCCGGGTCAGCACGTCGGCCCCGGCCGCGAGCACCGCGTTGAGCTCCATGGCCTCCAGGTGCGCGCCCCAGCCCGAGCGGTGCTCCGCACCGCCGGGGGGCTCCTGGCTCTCCGGCACCAGCGGCAGCCTGGCGGTGGAGAGCGCGAACACGGTGTCGCCGTCGGTGAGCAGATGCACCGGGCGCACCGCGCGGGCGAGGCCGTCGTGGGCGGTGCCGGCCAGCTTCTGTGCCTGTGGACGGGTCAGCGTCGCGTCCGTGGCGATCACGGCCAAGGTGGTGTTGAGCGGCTGTGCCTCTCCCGACTGGCGCCGCCGGGTCTCCGCGCGGGCCGCGAGAAGCCGGTCCCGCGCCCGGGTGTGCCGTTTCCCGCCCGGGTCCGCGGCGAACAGCCCGCGCGCCAGGAACTCGTCACCGAGGCCCGTGCGGGCGCCGTAGAGGACTCCGCTGCCGGGGTCGAGCAGCGAACCGGCCGCGTTCACGACCGCGAGGGCCGCCACGGTCGCCCCGGACGGCAGGACGACACTCGCCGTACCGACGCCACCCTTGATCCCGTCGGCCACCGCGCCGGTGCCCGCACCGACGCACCCCAGTGCCACCGGGGCACCCGCCTCCGTGGCGTCCGCCGCTTCGACGGCCGCGCGCCCGAGGTCCGCGTCCGGCCTGGCCCGCCACCGCCCGCCGCGCCCGAGGTCGAACAGGGCCGCGGCGGGGACCACCGGGACCACCTGGTCCGGGCGGGCTCCCACCCGGAAGCCGCGCCCCCGCTCCTCGAGCCAGCGCGCCACACCGCCGGCGGCGTCGAGCCCGAAGGCGCTGCCGCCGGTCAGCACCACCGCGTCGATCCGCCCCACGAGGTTGCGCGGGTCCAGTGCGTCGGTCTCCCGGGT belongs to Streptomyces finlayi and includes:
- a CDS encoding homoserine dehydrogenase, with translation MMRTRPLKVALLGCGVVGSEVARIMTTHADDLAARIGAPVELVGVAVRRPSKVRAGIDPALITTDATALVKRGDIDVVIEVIGGIEPARTLITTAFEHGASVVSANKALLAEDGAALHAAAESQGRDLYYEAAVAGAIPLVRPLRESLAGDKVNRVLGIVNGTTNFILDRMDTSGAGYSEALDEATALGYAEADPTADVEGFDAAAKAAILAGIAFHTRVKIGEVHREGITEVTAADIASARRMGCTVKLLAICERAADGRSVTARVHPAMIPLSHPLASVREAYNAVFVEAEAAGQLMFYGPGAGGAPTASAVLGDLVAVCRNKLGEATGPGESAYTRLPVSPMGEVVTRYHISLDVADKPGVLAQVATVFAEQGVSIDTVRQQSRPDSQETGGEASLVVVTHRAPDAALSATVEALRKLDTVRGVASIMRVEGE
- the lysA gene encoding diaminopimelate decarboxylase, with amino-acid sequence MSRSAHPAGPRHADVLHEGHYSAPPADLNVLDEKVWSRTVTRDAEGALTVGGIGVARLAEEFGTPAYFLDESDFRARCRAWSDAFGRDADVFYAGKAFLSRAVVRWLQEEGLNLDVCSGGELTTALDAGMPAERIAFHGNNKSQDEIERAVRLGVGRIVLDSFQEIVRVADVAQRLGKRQRVQIRVTVGVEAHTHEFIATAHEDQKFGIALAGGQAAEAVRRVLTLDGLELIGIHSHIGSQIFDMAGFEVSARRVVQLLAEVRDEHGVELPEIDLGGGLGIAYTSEDDPREPHEIAKALSDIVTRECESAGLATPRISVEPGRAIVGPTAFTLYEVGTIKPLEGLRTYVSVDGGMSDNIRTALYDAEYSVSLVSRRSDAEPMLVRVVGKHCESGDIVVKDAFMPADLAPGDLIAVPATGAYCRSMASNYNHALRPPVVAVRDGEARVIVRRETEEDLLSLDVG
- the nrtL gene encoding ArgS-related anticodon-binding protein NrtL, giving the protein MTPADLSRTVLHAVRRAVDEDALHVPVPARVRVERTRPGGSGDYACAVALQLAGPAALAPREVARLLRDRVAGTPGIGRVEITGPGFLSFTLDASADADARAALVHEVREKGLRYGCVTSNAGQLHRLHHRREVRAAAVAGSVGRVLRTQGGQVLTGCTEDADSDWEWLRAPLVPHDGAPGSIEIRPVPAGATARELLARLGPDAALWGLLRPAGHDRAQLGDDLLVQGAANPLFLVRYGRARAHALTRAAARLGFSAVYEEDVEAPALHAALADYPGVLAAAARHHAPDRVARHLETVAHAFFDFHDARAPLPVGDEKPSAAHRSRLALAEAAGTVLAGGLSVLGISAPRHL
- a CDS encoding response regulator, translating into MSGASGRVLVVDDSKVIRQLIRVNLELEGFEVVTAADGAECLDLVHRLCPDVITLDVVMPRLDGVQTAARLRADPRTSHLPVAIVSACTPYEVEAGVAAGVDAFLAKPFEPSELVRMVRRLMHREDQPSVDDRRGAGRAGSPAG
- the bla gene encoding class A beta-lactamase; amino-acid sequence: MASMQRPRARRSALAAFALVVLTACGTDATPARSPSGTTGVPSGTPNAERSGSAALERKFTALEREFDARLGVHAVDTGTGREVTHNEDERFAHASTFKALAVAAVLRRYSLRGLDRVVTYSRDDLVPRSEVTEKHAGTGMTLASLCDAALRHGDNTAANLLLGQLGGPQGLNTVLKEIGDDVTRTDRRETELNQWSPGATRDTSTPRALAEDLRAFVLGDALGKDERTQLAAWLRSSTTGTTLIRAGVPEDWVVGGRAGAGSAYGVRNDIAVVWPPGRAPVVMAIMSNGRSEDAAYDDRLIARAASAVTKALAPEPE
- a CDS encoding GDSL-type esterase/lipase family protein is translated as MRRSIVRHARVPVAAVAALAVACGVGTTQAFADAVPPGAANGWSSPTAPPADGAGPGVRPRSVPAKERAEVLGADHRASADRAFTTSGDGSGFHVMVADEKDGYRWKTAASLSEPGFDTDAWIGNACLTESGRYAAVAYAPRTFTNKPDLMSRGAFTAIVDLRNGDVRKLPFQATLAYFSPGCGTGEDVVFSQFTDENTSKRNETRLVRVAARTGTATKATVAGQVTSAVPVGGEIVAARGRQLVKIDGAKVRTVAPTHAPPFQLKPDADGGVTFIDRLPGGKAGSSADDRAAVSRVGAGALRASNGKGRAAKLAEGGLSRFDIARTPSGAVYVTGEARSKGALPAAVRNPGGIAKDARISSHGAAAVTTAWADGKDSRISAQDAASPRAARITLKALDTGETAVLDAAPGNRFGDESAQRAATAMSPALTGAARSGGVSTMATPVDADRTCSVPRNDVKKQAFQPTPRQIEWAVDQAVVGQLNKHVTRPANWKNTGMAGYAPQSMFPLTPLAGGSGADWHVPAQVMLGITAQESNMWQATRYAVPGVSANPLIGNFYGIEYASDGEQSDPWLINWSKSDCGYGVTQVTDGMRLPGKGQPTKTVAQQEAIALDYAANIAAGVNILIEKWNQTRADGLMINGGNPKYIENWFFALWAYNSGYYTQASSGTTSGKWGVGWTNNPANPLWKENRTPFLEDYAGYDDYSHAAHPQDWPYSEKVIGWAARPLAAMFKPGDFQPGYRAAWWTSTANRTTAKPPIGLFCDASNDCNPSKISTGATNNTGGGPCLLPGNESDPLYLKCWFHKSVTWKNCDSSAQCGHPLHRFNDTYPEQPDENSYPPRCTAGLPTGTRIVDDVANGVTPVGSATRSCGAVGSSGTFNFDFGTASSRIDLHQIGAGNENHFWFTHTNKVGTTDATRLKTTGTWTLGTTDRGWMRVWAHVPDHGAHTRQAAYVVGGTNSTSPKRVKPQRVLENKWVSLGAFYFTGVPTVALSNVTEDGNGTEDVAWDSVGFEPLGAKPSHQVVAMGDSYSSGEGASENGGDDYYTESDYYSAQQPDTENTCHRSKYAWSRQATLPGYTKSIGAMADDRDKIMDYQFVACSGARYYNILSKGQNSELPQIQQGYLDQNTTLVTLSVGGNDARFADIIKECVTAGTVCNNNSIDAVDPDNGSKTGGTTGPLDQWAPKWLNEQIRPRLTGMLNELHKKAPNAKIVLMGYPRLLEGVGGCVLGIGTAEAPWLNSMADTLAGEMQGAVNDANRLYAAKAVFSDPRDEFAGKAICGDPETVHGIVLSGHAKADARDPSWLPGNIAPSMKSFHPKIPGARLYADSLQNTL
- a CDS encoding P1 family peptidase, yielding MSVRQGTDGAGPPVTGPLNALTDVTGLRVGHAGRNGDGWLTGVTVVLAPEDGVVAAVDVRGGGPGTRETDALDPRNLVGRIDAVVLTGGSAFGLDAAGGVARWLEERGRGFRVGARPDQVVPVVPAAALFDLGRGGRWRARPDADLGRAAVEAADATEAGAPVALGCVGAGTGAVADGIKGGVGTASVVLPSGATVAALAVVNAAGSLLDPGSGVLYGARTGLGDEFLARGLFAADPGGKRHTRARDRLLAARAETRRRQSGEAQPLNTTLAVIATDATLTRPQAQKLAGTAHDGLARAVRPVHLLTDGDTVFALSTARLPLVPESQEPPGGAEHRSGWGAHLEAMELNAVLAAGADVLTRAVVHAALTAESVDGPGGDFPSYRELYG